CAATACCAGAAAATGGAGTTGGGATAATGGATCGAGGTTTTGCTAAGCTTGAACGTATCAGGAATTTAATAAAATTAAAAGACCGCTATTTTGTAATTAGGGTGAAGAACAACATTAACCTAGAATTATTAGATAATGGTAATGCTATATTAGGGACAGGTAAAGATAAAGTAGAAGTAAGATTAGTTATTTTTTCAGATTTAGAAACCCGTAGTGAATTTCGACTAGCAACAAACTTGTCAGAGACAGACAATCAAACAGTAAGTAATGACGAAATTGCAGAGATATATAAAAAGCGATGGCAAATTGAACTGCTTTGGAAGTTCTTGAAAATGCATTTGAAGTTAGATCGATTGATCACTAAAAATGTCAATGGTATTACTATTCAAATTTACACTTGCTTAATTGCTTATGTTTTACTAGAGCTAGTCAATATACCAAAAGAGTTTGGTTCAAAGATGTTAGATAAACTGCGATATTTACAAGCATTTATGTGTGAGAATATTAGCTACTTACATTGGTTTAGGAGGATAGTGATTTTAAGCTGAAATCACTATTTTGATAGGTGTAGTGTATCCATTTTTGGTGTTTCTTCACTTTTGATTCAACACTTCTGATCTTCAAGTAATATATCAATTGAAAATCTTCATTTTCAAAATGATCTGCCAACCCTAATCGTGAAAATGGATGAGAAACTATTGCGCCAAATCTTAACTAATCTCCTCACAAACGCAATTAAATATTCTCCACAAAATAAAATAGTTGATTTCCAACTTACCGTACAGCAAGATCATGCGATCTTTACCATAAGCGATCATGGCATTGGCATTCCTGACGAAGATTTAGAACATTTATTTGGTGCGTTCCATCGAGGTAAAAATGTGGGAATATTACCTGGCACTGGATTGGGGCTATCAATTGTTAAAAAATGTGTTGATATTCATGGTGGCTTAATATCAGTAGAAAGTAAGTTAGATATTGGTACTAAATTTACAGTTGTTTTACCAATTTCTGATGAAGAACTTCTATCTGAATAATTTGCCAAGCGCTAAGATGAGAGGCAATGCTAAGCATTGCCTCTCATCTTAGCGCTTGGTTATTAATACTTAGTACTAAAAACGATATATCTTAATACTTTTTATGTGTTATATCTTAGATTTACTATTGATCGCTGTCGGTATAATGTTGCTTAAAGATATTAGCCATCTAGCATGAAAAAAATTCTCCTCATCGAAGATAATCCAAATGTCTTACTAAATACCTCTAGAATGCTACAAGCTGAGGGTTATATGGTGATCAGCGCCGATAATGGTCGTGCTGGTTTAGAGATGGCGCAGCAGCATATACCTAGCTTGATCATCTGCGATATTATGATGCCTGAAATTGATGGCTATGGAGTTATCACATCTCTCCGTAATAATCCAGCGACAACGACAATCCCTTTTATATTTCTCAGCGCCAAATCTGACAAAAATGATTTTCGTCAGGGCATGGAATTGGGATCAGATGACTATTTGACTAAACCTTTTACTAGGGATGAACTATTGGGGGCTATCAATGCTCAGTTTAAGAAACAAGAAATAATTAATAGTTATTACAGACAAGAGTTAGCTAACTTACGTGGCAATATCTCTAAATCACTACCTCACCAGTTGTTGTTCCCTGCGATCGAAGTCATGGGTTTGGCAGATATTTTGGTCAAAAATTATCATGCG
This genomic stretch from Pseudanabaena galeata CCNP1313 harbors:
- a CDS encoding IS4 family transposase, translated to MLSNFPKIVKQLLKNLPQNDYPKLSTFLFVSCWLSYVLDQGQTSMRSLFQRLNMRGIDIDISTFSKASKTRCSNIFYNLFVDLRRQLKKEKKLGKEDLVLFPLDSTIVTLTSKLMWNQGYGQVKLFSGINICNNEPDGIVIHFGAGHDSKYGEPTIRAIPENGVGIMDRGFAKLERIRNLIKLKDRYFVIRVKNNINLELLDNGNAILGTGKDKVEVRLVIFSDLETRSEFRLATNLSETDNQTVSNDEIAEIYKKRWQIELLWKFLKMHLKLDRLITKNVNGITIQIYTCLIAYVLLELVNIPKEFGSKMLDKLRYLQAFMCENISYLHWFRRIVILS
- a CDS encoding sensor histidine kinase, translating into MDEKLLRQILTNLLTNAIKYSPQNKIVDFQLTVQQDHAIFTISDHGIGIPDEDLEHLFGAFHRGKNVGILPGTGLGLSIVKKCVDIHGGLISVESKLDIGTKFTVVLPISDEELLSE